In Mycobacteriales bacterium, the following proteins share a genomic window:
- a CDS encoding Gfo/Idh/MocA family oxidoreductase, producing MRLGFLGVGWIGRNRLEAVAAAGLAPAPLVADASPDAARAAAGAVGGTVVDPDELLRSAAIDGLVIATPSALHADQAVAALDRGVAVFCQKPLGRNASEAEAVVAAARRNDLLLGVDLSYRHLTAVSRLREALGEIGDVYAADLVFHNAYGPDKAWFTDPALSGGGCVVDLGIHLVDLALWLLGDAKVDDVSARLFARGRPLGPDPDVCEDHAVATLGLSTGAVVSLACSWFLPAGQDAVIGATFYGTRGGVALANVGGSFYDFAAYRFDGTSRTTLAEPPDDWGGRAAVEWARRLGAGERFDPANDELVAVACVLDRVYGR from the coding sequence GTGAGGCTCGGCTTCCTCGGCGTGGGCTGGATCGGCCGCAACCGGCTCGAGGCGGTCGCGGCGGCCGGGCTGGCGCCCGCGCCGCTCGTCGCCGACGCGTCGCCGGACGCCGCGCGCGCCGCCGCCGGCGCGGTCGGCGGGACGGTCGTGGACCCGGACGAGCTGCTGCGTTCGGCCGCGATCGACGGCCTGGTGATCGCGACGCCGAGCGCGCTGCACGCGGACCAGGCCGTCGCCGCGCTGGACCGCGGTGTCGCCGTCTTCTGCCAGAAGCCGTTGGGGCGCAACGCTTCCGAGGCCGAGGCGGTCGTCGCCGCCGCCCGCCGCAACGACCTGCTGCTCGGCGTGGACCTGTCGTACCGGCACCTCACCGCTGTCTCCCGGCTGCGCGAGGCCCTCGGCGAGATCGGCGACGTGTACGCGGCGGATCTGGTGTTCCACAACGCGTACGGGCCGGACAAGGCGTGGTTCACCGACCCGGCGCTGTCCGGCGGCGGCTGTGTGGTCGACCTCGGCATCCACCTGGTGGACCTGGCGCTGTGGCTGCTCGGCGACGCGAAGGTCGACGACGTGTCGGCGCGGCTGTTCGCGCGGGGCCGGCCGCTCGGCCCGGACCCGGACGTCTGCGAGGACCACGCCGTCGCGACGCTCGGGCTCTCGACGGGCGCGGTGGTGTCGCTGGCCTGCTCGTGGTTCCTGCCGGCCGGGCAGGACGCCGTGATCGGCGCGACGTTCTACGGCACCCGCGGCGGCGTCGCGCTGGCGAACGTCGGCGGCTCGTTCTACGACTTCGCGGCGTACCGGTTCGACGGCACGTCGCGCACGACGCTGGCGGAGCCGCCGGACGACTGGGGCGGCCGCGCGGCGGTCGAGTGGGCGCGGCGGCTCGGGGCGGGCGAGCGGTTCGACCCGGCCAACGACGAGCTGGTCGCGGTCGCGTGCGTCCTCGACCGGGTCTACGGCCGATGA
- a CDS encoding zinc-binding dehydrogenase, which translates to MAARRARGGELNARAAVVAAPRRAELTTVPVGDPGPGQVLVEVEGGGVCGSNLPVWEGRPWFAYPLAPGAPGHEAWGVVSVVGDDVAGLAAGDRFALLADNAFADTLLVDAERCVRVPPEVTGPFPGEALGCGFNVAARSGFAAGQTVAVVGIGFIGALVVALAARAGAEVVAVSRRPFSLDVAKTMGAHELVSLDDAARWAERCDVVVEAVGAQSTLDLAGGLVKVRGRLVIAGFHQDGPRTVDVQSWNWRGIDVVNAHERELAVQVAGVRAAAEAVATGRLDPTPLYTHTYPLARLGEAMDAMASRPNGFLKALVTR; encoded by the coding sequence GTGGCTGCGCGCCGAGCGCGCGGGGGCGAGCTGAACGCCCGCGCCGCCGTCGTCGCCGCGCCCCGGCGCGCGGAGCTGACGACCGTTCCGGTCGGCGACCCCGGCCCGGGCCAGGTGCTGGTCGAGGTCGAGGGCGGCGGCGTCTGCGGCTCCAACCTGCCGGTGTGGGAGGGGCGGCCGTGGTTCGCGTACCCGCTGGCGCCGGGCGCGCCGGGGCACGAGGCGTGGGGCGTCGTGTCGGTCGTTGGCGACGACGTCGCCGGGCTCGCGGCGGGCGACCGGTTCGCGCTGCTCGCGGACAACGCGTTCGCGGACACCCTCCTGGTCGACGCCGAGCGGTGCGTGCGGGTGCCGCCCGAGGTGACCGGGCCGTTCCCCGGCGAGGCGCTCGGCTGCGGGTTCAACGTCGCCGCGCGCAGCGGCTTCGCGGCCGGGCAGACGGTCGCGGTCGTCGGCATCGGCTTCATCGGCGCGCTCGTCGTGGCGCTGGCCGCGCGGGCGGGGGCGGAGGTCGTGGCGGTGTCGCGGCGGCCGTTCTCGCTGGACGTGGCGAAGACGATGGGCGCGCACGAGCTGGTCTCGCTGGACGACGCGGCGCGGTGGGCGGAGCGGTGCGACGTGGTGGTCGAGGCGGTCGGCGCGCAAAGCACGCTCGACCTGGCCGGCGGGCTGGTCAAGGTGCGCGGCCGGTTGGTGATCGCCGGCTTCCACCAGGACGGCCCGCGCACCGTCGACGTGCAGTCGTGGAACTGGCGCGGCATCGACGTCGTCAACGCGCACGAGCGCGAGCTCGCCGTGCAGGTCGCCGGCGTGCGCGCGGCGGCCGAGGCGGTCGCGACCGGGCGGCTCGACCCGACGCCGCTCTACACGCACACCTACCCGCTGGCGCGGCTGGGCGAGGCGATGGACGCGATGGCGTCACGGCCGAACGGCTTCCTCAAGGCGCTGGTGACCCGGTGA
- a CDS encoding SDR family NAD(P)-dependent oxidoreductase, whose protein sequence is MTGRNVVTGGAGFVGTNVADRLLRAGERVVVLDDLSRAGVDENLRRLQRAHGDAVEVVKGDVRDPATVRSVVRGATRVFHFAAQVAVTTSVDDPVHDFGVNLGGTVTLLEELRRLDTPPTLLFTSTNKVYGGLEDVTVERRGERYEPADAAYREHGIGEDRPLRFSSPYGCSKGGADQYVLDYAKSYGLPTVVFRMSCIYGPHQCGNEDQGWVAHFLMRALDRAPITLYGDGRQVRDVLFVDDLVDAMLLATDRVGEWSGEAFNIGGGPASTVSLLELLDLIGSLEGRRPEVAFGDWRIGDQRWYVSDTRRFADATGWRPRVGVREGVERLHAWLRAERAGAS, encoded by the coding sequence ATGACCGGCCGCAACGTCGTCACCGGCGGCGCCGGCTTCGTCGGCACCAACGTCGCCGACCGCCTGCTGCGCGCGGGCGAGCGGGTCGTGGTGCTGGACGACTTGTCCCGCGCCGGCGTGGACGAGAACCTCCGCCGCCTGCAGCGCGCGCACGGCGACGCCGTCGAGGTCGTGAAGGGCGACGTGCGCGACCCGGCCACCGTGCGCTCGGTGGTGCGGGGGGCGACGCGCGTCTTCCACTTCGCCGCGCAGGTCGCGGTCACGACGAGCGTGGACGACCCGGTGCACGACTTCGGCGTCAACCTCGGCGGCACCGTCACGCTGCTGGAGGAGCTGCGCCGGCTGGACACGCCGCCGACGCTGCTGTTCACCTCCACCAACAAGGTCTACGGCGGCCTCGAGGACGTGACCGTCGAGCGCCGCGGCGAGCGGTACGAGCCGGCGGACGCGGCGTACCGCGAGCACGGCATCGGCGAGGACCGGCCGTTGCGGTTCTCCAGCCCGTACGGCTGCTCGAAGGGCGGCGCCGACCAGTACGTCCTCGACTACGCGAAGTCGTACGGCCTGCCGACGGTGGTCTTCCGTATGTCGTGCATCTACGGCCCGCACCAGTGCGGCAACGAGGACCAGGGCTGGGTCGCGCACTTCCTCATGCGCGCGCTGGACCGGGCGCCGATCACGCTCTACGGCGACGGCCGGCAGGTGCGCGACGTGCTGTTCGTGGACGACCTGGTCGACGCGATGCTGCTCGCGACCGACCGCGTCGGCGAGTGGTCCGGCGAGGCGTTCAACATCGGCGGCGGCCCGGCCAGCACGGTGAGCCTGCTGGAGCTGCTCGACCTGATCGGCTCGCTGGAGGGCCGCCGGCCCGAGGTGGCGTTCGGCGACTGGCGGATCGGCGACCAGCGCTGGTACGTCAGCGACACGCGGCGCTTCGCCGACGCGACCGGCTGGCGGCCGCGGGTCGGCGTCCGCGAGGGCGTGGAGCGGCTGCACGCGTGGCTGCGCGCCGAGCGCGCGGGGGCGAGCTGA